Proteins encoded in a region of the Bradyrhizobium sp. CB3481 genome:
- a CDS encoding glycosyltransferase family 4 protein: MRIAQIAPLFESVPPRLYGGTERVVSWLTEELVRQGHQVTLFASEDSITSAELVPCTSRALRLDPDVRDALPHQMIMLDKVRERADEFDILHFHTDYLHFPLFRSERGRTLTTLHGRQDLPDHMPFYRRFADMPLVSISNAQRSPLPRANFVATVYHGLPLDLHIPSYNPKGDYLAFLGRISPEKRPDRAIAIARAAGLPLKIAAKVDKADDAYFRGVIAPMLNEPGIEFIGEINENAKSEFLGEAAALLFPIDWPEPFGLVMIEAMACGTPVLAFRCGAVPEIVEDGLTGRIVSDVDEAVRAVPGLLQLDRKAVRARFEERFSSARMAADYGRIYHRMLRRLPMPSSGDRHSLRVRPPSTDTAPEAPPTAA; encoded by the coding sequence ATGAGGATTGCACAGATAGCCCCGCTATTCGAGAGCGTCCCGCCCCGGCTGTATGGGGGAACGGAGCGGGTCGTTTCCTGGCTGACCGAGGAGCTGGTCCGACAAGGCCACCAGGTGACGCTGTTTGCGAGCGAGGATTCCATCACCTCCGCCGAGCTCGTCCCCTGCACGTCTCGCGCGCTGCGCCTCGACCCCGACGTCCGTGACGCTCTTCCCCACCAGATGATCATGCTCGACAAGGTGCGCGAGCGCGCCGACGAGTTCGACATTCTCCACTTCCACACCGACTATCTGCATTTTCCGCTGTTCCGATCTGAACGCGGCCGGACGCTGACCACGCTGCACGGCAGGCAGGATCTTCCGGATCATATGCCGTTCTACCGCCGGTTTGCGGACATGCCGCTGGTTTCGATTTCGAACGCGCAACGGTCGCCGCTTCCACGCGCGAACTTCGTGGCGACGGTCTATCATGGCCTTCCGCTCGATCTGCACATTCCGAGCTACAATCCGAAAGGCGACTATCTGGCGTTTCTCGGCCGGATCTCACCGGAGAAACGTCCCGACCGCGCGATCGCGATTGCGCGGGCAGCCGGCCTCCCGCTCAAGATAGCGGCGAAGGTCGACAAGGCGGACGACGCCTATTTCCGCGGTGTCATCGCGCCGATGCTGAACGAGCCGGGAATTGAGTTCATCGGCGAGATCAATGAGAACGCCAAAAGCGAATTTCTCGGCGAAGCGGCAGCGCTGCTTTTCCCAATCGACTGGCCGGAGCCTTTCGGCCTGGTCATGATCGAAGCCATGGCCTGCGGCACGCCGGTGCTCGCTTTCCGCTGCGGGGCGGTCCCGGAGATCGTCGAGGACGGACTGACCGGCCGTATCGTGTCCGACGTCGACGAGGCGGTGCGGGCCGTTCCCGGACTGCTGCAGCTCGACCGCAAGGCCGTCCGCGCCCGGTTCGAGGAGCGTTTCTCCTCCGCCCGCATGGCGGCGGACTACGGCCGAATCTACCACAGGATGCTTCGCAGGCTTCCGATGCCCAGTTCCGGCGATCGGCACTCGCTGCGTGTTCGGCCGCCCTCCACGGACACGGCCCCGGAAGCGCCGCCCACGGCCGCGT
- the rpoH gene encoding RNA polymerase sigma factor RpoH: protein MSTLSVLSNLPAIHSDGGLSRYLATIRKFPLLSAADEAMYARRWHEHGDRDAAYRLVTSHLRLAAKLALRYRGYGLPVADLISEANVGLMQAVKRFQPEKGVRLATYAMWWIKATVHEYILRSWSLVKMGTTAAQKKLFFNLRRLKNRISAGEEVDLSPEQTEYIAAQLQVAPREVVEMNGRIRGDTSLNLPMAREDGSEEIQDWLIDPAPDPETLLSETEDRNRIWSALDDALALLNPRERHIVGARFLAEQPKTLEELAATFGVSRERIRQIEVRAVQKIRGALEAHLDGLPPGFPGGRRPPSGAAAIAERQK from the coding sequence ATGAGCACCCTGTCGGTTCTATCGAATCTGCCCGCGATCCATTCGGACGGCGGGCTCTCCCGTTACCTCGCCACCATTCGCAAATTTCCGCTGCTGAGCGCGGCGGACGAGGCCATGTACGCTCGCCGCTGGCACGAACACGGCGATCGCGATGCGGCCTATCGCCTCGTCACAAGTCACCTCCGGTTGGCCGCCAAGCTGGCCCTGCGGTATCGCGGCTATGGCCTTCCCGTCGCCGACCTGATCTCGGAGGCCAATGTAGGCCTGATGCAGGCGGTGAAACGGTTCCAACCTGAAAAAGGCGTTCGGCTCGCGACGTATGCGATGTGGTGGATCAAGGCGACGGTCCACGAATACATTCTCAGGTCCTGGTCGCTGGTAAAAATGGGCACGACCGCCGCCCAGAAGAAGCTGTTCTTTAACCTGCGAAGGCTGAAGAACCGGATTTCTGCAGGCGAGGAAGTCGACTTGTCGCCAGAGCAAACCGAATATATTGCCGCCCAGCTGCAGGTGGCTCCCCGCGAGGTCGTCGAGATGAACGGGAGGATCCGGGGTGATACTTCGCTCAACCTGCCCATGGCTCGGGAGGACGGGTCCGAGGAAATCCAGGACTGGCTGATTGATCCGGCCCCGGACCCGGAAACGCTGCTATCGGAAACGGAGGATCGCAACCGGATATGGAGCGCACTGGACGACGCGCTCGCGCTCCTTAACCCCCGCGAGCGCCATATCGTCGGCGCGCGATTTCTGGCCGAACAGCCGAAGACCCTGGAGGAGCTCGCCGCCACTTTCGGCGTGTCACGCGAGCGCATCCGCCAGATCGAGGTTCGCGCAGTACAAAAGATCAGGGGCGCGCTCGAGGCTCACTTGGATGGATTGCCTCCTGGCTTTCCCGGCGGAAGGAGGCCCCCCTCTGGCGCAGCGGCTATTGCGGAGCGACAGAAATGA
- a CDS encoding Hsp20 family protein — translation MRTYEMSPLWRSSVGFDRLFDLVNNATNDSDDYPLYDIARTGENQYQITLALAGFSPEEITITTEQSTLTVEGREPNKGNRDYLYQGVTLRPFRRVFNLADYVQVRDATFENGMLTITLVRELPAAMKPRRIAIETAGNDNLQIEQKQTA, via the coding sequence ATGAGAACCTACGAAATGTCCCCGTTGTGGCGTTCGAGCGTCGGATTCGACCGCCTGTTCGACCTCGTCAACAACGCGACGAACGACAGCGACGATTATCCGCTGTACGACATCGCGCGCACCGGCGAGAACCAGTACCAGATCACGCTGGCGCTGGCGGGCTTCAGCCCGGAGGAGATCACCATCACCACCGAGCAATCGACGCTGACCGTCGAGGGCCGCGAGCCCAACAAGGGTAATCGCGACTATCTGTACCAAGGAGTCACCCTGCGGCCATTCAGGCGCGTTTTCAACCTGGCGGACTATGTCCAGGTCAGGGATGCGACTTTCGAAAACGGCATGCTGACGATCACTCTGGTTCGGGAACTGCCGGCGGCGATGAAACCGCGTCGCATCGCGATCGAAACCGCCGGCAACGACAATCTGCAAATCGAGCAGAAGCAGACCGCCTGA
- a CDS encoding Hsp20/alpha crystallin family protein: MALRDLIPWNDGSRDLSLHRNEPNPFLALHREMNRLFDDAFRSFDIAPFSSQAMGWPKLEVNETEKEVKVIAELPGLEEKDVNVELRNGMLTISGEKKSETEDKERRFSERYYGRFERSVPVDDVDQDKVGASFKNGVLSVTLPKLPTAQQNVKRIAINGK, encoded by the coding sequence ATGGCACTACGCGATCTCATTCCGTGGAACGACGGCTCTCGTGATCTGAGCTTGCACCGCAACGAGCCCAATCCGTTCCTCGCGCTTCACCGCGAGATGAACCGGCTGTTCGACGATGCGTTCCGCTCGTTCGACATCGCTCCGTTCAGCTCCCAGGCGATGGGCTGGCCGAAGCTCGAGGTCAACGAGACCGAAAAGGAAGTCAAGGTTATTGCTGAACTTCCCGGTCTCGAAGAGAAGGACGTCAACGTCGAACTGAGGAACGGCATGTTGACGATCAGCGGTGAGAAGAAGAGCGAGACCGAAGATAAGGAGCGCCGCTTCAGCGAGCGCTACTACGGGCGCTTCGAGCGTTCCGTTCCGGTCGACGATGTCGATCAGGATAAGGTCGGAGCGTCGTTCAAGAATGGCGTTCTCAGCGTGACGCTGCCGAAGCTACCTACCGCGCAGCAGAACGTGAAACGGATCGCCATCAACGGCAAGTAA
- a CDS encoding SPW repeat protein, which produces MNTVWKKDMIADVANLVIGLGLFVSPWAFGFAAESPTNWNAWLSGILIAALAVAALAIFAEWQEWMALAAGVWVAVSPWVLLFSAKATVTPLHVIAGILVAAVAALRLWQLHQSHPRVTA; this is translated from the coding sequence ATGAACACCGTCTGGAAAAAAGACATGATCGCTGATGTGGCCAACCTTGTAATCGGCCTGGGCTTGTTCGTGTCGCCATGGGCCTTCGGGTTCGCCGCTGAAAGTCCCACAAACTGGAATGCCTGGCTGAGCGGCATCCTGATCGCTGCCTTGGCCGTAGCAGCGCTGGCGATCTTCGCCGAATGGCAGGAGTGGATGGCACTTGCCGCCGGCGTTTGGGTCGCCGTGTCGCCCTGGGTGCTGCTCTTCTCGGCCAAGGCAACGGTGACACCGCTCCACGTCATCGCCGGAATCCTGGTGGCGGCTGTTGCGGCTCTGCGCCTCTGGCAACTGCACCAGAGCCATCCCCGTGTGACGGCCTGA
- a CDS encoding type II toxin-antitoxin system HipA family toxin gives MARRPRHTPLRVLLNNRLVGRLTKSATGAIEFRYDQTWLEWDHTLPVSLSLPLREDAFRGDNVTAVFDNLLPDSDALRRRVAERVGAVGTDAYSLLAAIGRDCVGALQFVREADEYGDDGRSLSGDAIDDVAIEKMLKGLAQAPLGLTREDDFRISIAGAQEKTALLRQNGKWLKPRGTTPTTHILKTQIGELPNGLDLTNSVENEYYCLRLVAAFGLPVNNAEIAKFGKTTALVIERFDRRWTKDGRLLRLPQEDCCQALSFPPSRKYQSDGGPGLTHLLNLVKGSDTPAEDQAMLLKAQIIFWLIGATDGHAKNFSIFLSQGGRFHLTPLYDVLTAQPSLDSGQIQRKQMKLAMSVGSKNHYRIADVQGRHFVQTAEAAGVPKRLVENAIASVADQATAALNTTESQLPNNFPEHIHTSVKNAVIERLRSLKPP, from the coding sequence ATGGCAAGACGCCCGCGTCATACGCCTCTGCGCGTTCTACTCAACAACCGCCTTGTCGGCCGCCTCACCAAGTCCGCTACGGGGGCCATCGAATTTCGCTACGACCAAACCTGGCTGGAGTGGGACCATACGTTGCCGGTCTCGCTCTCCCTCCCCCTACGCGAAGACGCCTTCCGCGGGGATAACGTGACCGCGGTCTTTGATAACCTGCTGCCCGACTCAGATGCATTACGCCGCAGAGTGGCAGAAAGGGTCGGTGCTGTCGGTACCGACGCCTACAGTCTGCTGGCAGCCATCGGCCGCGATTGTGTTGGCGCGTTACAGTTCGTCCGTGAGGCCGACGAGTACGGCGACGATGGTCGTTCGCTTTCTGGCGATGCCATTGACGACGTCGCCATCGAAAAAATGCTCAAGGGCCTCGCACAGGCCCCACTCGGACTGACACGCGAAGATGACTTTCGGATTTCCATTGCGGGTGCGCAAGAAAAAACGGCGCTGCTGCGGCAGAATGGAAAATGGCTAAAGCCCCGCGGCACTACGCCGACCACCCACATTCTCAAGACGCAGATTGGCGAGCTGCCGAATGGCCTTGACCTCACTAATAGTGTCGAAAATGAGTACTACTGCCTCAGGCTCGTTGCCGCCTTTGGTCTACCCGTCAACAACGCGGAGATCGCAAAATTCGGCAAAACGACCGCGCTTGTAATCGAGCGCTTTGATCGCAGATGGACGAAAGATGGACGTCTGTTGCGTCTGCCGCAGGAGGACTGTTGCCAAGCACTGTCATTCCCCCCAAGCCGCAAATACCAGAGTGACGGCGGCCCTGGCCTTACGCACCTTCTGAACCTTGTCAAAGGCAGTGACACGCCCGCAGAGGATCAAGCGATGTTGCTGAAGGCGCAGATAATTTTCTGGCTGATCGGTGCTACGGATGGCCACGCAAAGAACTTCAGCATCTTCCTCTCGCAAGGCGGCCGCTTTCACCTGACGCCGCTATATGACGTACTCACGGCCCAACCCAGTCTTGATAGTGGCCAGATACAGCGCAAGCAAATGAAATTGGCAATGTCAGTTGGCTCAAAGAACCACTATCGAATCGCGGACGTGCAGGGCCGGCATTTCGTCCAGACGGCAGAAGCCGCGGGCGTTCCTAAACGCCTCGTCGAGAACGCAATTGCATCGGTAGCCGATCAGGCGACTGCTGCCTTGAATACGACAGAGAGCCAGTTGCCCAACAACTTCCCGGAGCACATTCACACGTCAGTAAAGAATGCCGTTATTGAGCGCTTGCGCTCCCTCAAGCCGCCGTGA
- a CDS encoding helix-turn-helix domain-containing protein, with protein sequence MSDLARTPQQIGNLIRRARKRNDLSQTELASRAGVRQETISLIETGNPAAKLQTILDVLAALNLEFRVSPRGKTTAADIEQIF encoded by the coding sequence ATGAGCGATTTGGCCCGCACCCCGCAACAAATAGGCAATTTGATCCGCCGCGCTCGAAAACGGAATGATCTGAGCCAGACTGAGCTGGCGAGCCGCGCGGGCGTGCGCCAGGAGACGATCTCGCTCATCGAAACGGGCAATCCTGCTGCAAAGTTGCAGACCATCTTGGATGTCCTGGCAGCTCTCAACCTTGAATTCAGGGTCTCGCCCCGCGGCAAGACAACCGCTGCCGATATTGAGCAAATCTTCTGA
- a CDS encoding ABC transporter substrate-binding protein: MKTVRFVLALLALSLIAPWQSAKAADVICYNCPPEWADWASMLKAIKADLNYDIPHDNKNSGQALAQILAEKNNPVGDIGYFGVTFGMKAKAQDVLDAYKPVNSDQVPAGLKDADGYWTTIHSGTLGLFVNKDALGGKPVPACWKDLLKPDYKGMVGYLDPSSAAVGYVGAVAINLALGGSESNFDPAINFFKDLRKNDPIVPKQTSYARVVSGEMPILLDYDFNAYRAKYSEKGNFEFVIPCEGSVVFPYVVGLVKNAPHKDKAKKVLDYLLSDKGQAIWTNAYLRPARPIDLPEAVKKKFLPDSEYARAKNVDWGQMENVQKGFVDRYLAEVR, translated from the coding sequence ATGAAGACCGTCCGCTTTGTTCTTGCCCTGCTGGCGCTATCCTTGATCGCGCCCTGGCAATCTGCCAAGGCGGCTGATGTCATCTGCTACAATTGCCCGCCGGAGTGGGCAGATTGGGCCTCCATGCTCAAGGCCATCAAGGCCGATCTGAATTACGATATCCCGCACGACAACAAGAATTCCGGCCAGGCGCTGGCGCAGATCCTTGCCGAGAAGAATAATCCGGTCGGCGATATCGGCTATTTCGGTGTCACCTTTGGCATGAAGGCCAAGGCGCAGGATGTGCTGGACGCCTACAAGCCCGTAAACTCCGATCAGGTGCCCGCCGGCCTGAAGGATGCCGACGGCTACTGGACCACCATTCATTCGGGCACGCTGGGCCTGTTCGTGAACAAGGACGCGCTCGGCGGCAAGCCGGTGCCGGCCTGCTGGAAGGATCTCCTAAAGCCAGACTATAAGGGAATGGTCGGCTATCTCGATCCGTCCTCGGCCGCAGTCGGCTATGTCGGCGCGGTCGCCATCAATCTCGCGCTCGGCGGCTCCGAATCGAACTTTGATCCCGCGATCAACTTCTTCAAGGACTTAAGGAAGAACGATCCGATCGTCCCCAAGCAGACATCCTATGCCCGCGTCGTCTCCGGCGAGATGCCGATCCTGCTCGATTATGATTTCAACGCGTACCGCGCGAAATACTCGGAAAAAGGCAATTTTGAATTCGTGATCCCCTGTGAGGGATCGGTGGTATTTCCCTATGTCGTCGGTCTCGTGAAGAATGCGCCCCACAAGGACAAGGCCAAGAAGGTGCTGGATTATCTCTTGTCCGACAAGGGCCAGGCGATCTGGACCAACGCCTACCTTCGCCCAGCGCGGCCGATCGATCTCCCTGAGGCGGTCAAGAAGAAGTTCTTGCCTGACAGCGAGTATGCGCGCGCGAAAAATGTCGACTGGGGCCAGATGGAAAACGTGCAAAAAGGTTTTGTCGACCGCTATCTCGCCGAGGTCCGCTGA
- a CDS encoding ABC transporter permease has product MSHRSFVWLCLLPLAVVTAAFFLLPMARLVVTGAEGPQGIAAYLAILTEPRYRATLFNTVLLAAATTVVTLIVATIAGMFLQRHHFPGRAVLVAMLTFPLAFPGVVVGFMIILLAGRQGLIGDFSNRLFGEKLVFAYSIYGLFLGYLYFSIPRVILTIMAAVQKLDTGLEEAARSLGASPWAVQRDVVLPALAPAFVASGAIAFATAMGAFGTAFTLATNIDVLPMLIYTEFTLAANLSIAAALSVGLGIITWFILALARSFSGSAVAAAG; this is encoded by the coding sequence ATGTCGCATAGATCCTTTGTCTGGTTGTGCCTGCTGCCGCTTGCGGTGGTGACGGCGGCGTTTTTCCTGTTGCCGATGGCACGGCTGGTTGTAACCGGAGCAGAGGGACCACAGGGGATCGCGGCTTATCTCGCGATCCTGACCGAGCCGCGCTACCGGGCAACGCTTTTCAATACCGTCCTGCTCGCCGCCGCGACTACCGTTGTGACGCTGATCGTGGCAACGATTGCCGGGATGTTCCTGCAGCGGCATCATTTCCCCGGCCGCGCCGTTCTGGTTGCGATGCTGACCTTTCCGCTGGCATTTCCCGGTGTCGTGGTCGGTTTCATGATCATTCTGCTCGCCGGGCGGCAGGGCCTGATCGGCGATTTCTCCAATCGCCTGTTCGGCGAGAAGCTGGTCTTCGCTTATTCGATCTATGGGTTGTTTCTCGGATATCTCTATTTTTCGATTCCGCGCGTCATCCTCACGATCATGGCGGCGGTGCAGAAGCTCGACACCGGCCTCGAAGAAGCCGCGCGTTCGCTTGGCGCGAGCCCGTGGGCGGTGCAACGCGACGTCGTTCTGCCGGCGCTGGCGCCGGCCTTTGTTGCCTCCGGCGCCATTGCTTTTGCAACGGCGATGGGAGCGTTCGGGACGGCGTTTACGCTGGCGACGAACATCGATGTGTTGCCGATGCTGATCTATACCGAGTTCACGCTGGCCGCGAATTTGTCGATCGCCGCCGCATTGTCGGTCGGGCTTGGTATCATCACCTGGTTCATTCTTGCGCTTGCCCGTTCCTTCAGCGGAAGCGCGGTTGCGGCCGCTGGATGA
- a CDS encoding ABC transporter permease subunit — protein MRDRLIFTGQLVFTLLVASFLVVPAILSISAGITVNYFRGIQSGVTMQWVAQVWELYAGTILLSFVVAFATLALTLVVGVPAAYALHIRGGRMSRIIEEIITLPLAIPGLAIALALLLTYGGFGDFRRSWLFILVGHVIFTMPFMVRSVMAVFATIDIKTLDEGAASLGASPWQRFRDVIVPNALPGILAGSLMVVTLSLGEFNLTWMLHTPLTKTLPIGLADSYASMRLEVASAYTLIFFVMIIPLLIAMQLFAEKDRKR, from the coding sequence ATGCGCGATCGCCTGATCTTCACCGGCCAGCTTGTCTTTACCCTTCTGGTCGCCTCCTTTCTGGTGGTCCCCGCGATCCTGTCGATTTCCGCCGGTATAACCGTGAATTATTTCCGCGGCATTCAGTCCGGTGTGACGATGCAATGGGTCGCGCAGGTGTGGGAGCTCTATGCGGGCACTATTCTGCTCTCCTTCGTGGTCGCCTTCGCGACCCTTGCATTGACGCTAGTCGTGGGCGTCCCCGCCGCTTATGCGCTGCACATCCGGGGAGGGCGCATGTCGCGTATCATTGAGGAGATTATCACCTTGCCGCTGGCAATCCCTGGCCTGGCCATCGCGCTGGCGCTGCTCTTGACCTATGGCGGCTTCGGTGATTTCCGCCGTTCGTGGCTGTTCATTCTCGTCGGCCATGTCATCTTCACCATGCCATTCATGGTGCGGTCGGTAATGGCCGTGTTCGCGACCATCGACATCAAGACGCTGGACGAGGGCGCGGCTTCGCTTGGTGCTTCGCCGTGGCAGCGCTTCCGTGACGTGATCGTGCCCAATGCGCTGCCCGGCATATTAGCTGGCAGCCTGATGGTGGTGACGCTGTCGCTCGGCGAGTTCAACCTGACCTGGATGCTGCATACGCCGTTAACCAAGACGCTGCCCATCGGCCTTGCCGACAGCTACGCCTCGATGCGGCTGGAGGTAGCTTCTGCCTATACCCTGATCTTCTTCGTGATGATCATTCCGCTATTGATCGCCATGCAATTGTTCGCCGAGAAGGACCGAAAGAGATGA